The following are encoded in a window of Sphaeramia orbicularis chromosome 20, fSphaOr1.1, whole genome shotgun sequence genomic DNA:
- the LOC115410952 gene encoding pyrin-like produces the protein MCEKVFDRRPELYVNALISELVAQFRHEEEKAELKKTEAEIEEMILERRLKILEIQCSVEVSTNAADREAAEGVKVYTALIKTVQTSLDQLIEEIQEKKRSTKKQAEDFIKELEQEICELEKRSTEVKQLLGSEDHLHFVQRFTCVKAAPSMKTWTKVSIHPSYEGTVVRAVHQLKDKLTEDMKKEVFEAELKRVQQYEVDLTLDPDTAGPTLILSDDGKQVHDGDEWKNLPDNPQRFTPSCILVKQRFSSGRFYFEVQVKGKTYWTLGVVRESISRKKWIRPTPQYGYWTICLINGNQYYARADPPVRLSVQSGPQKVGVFVDYEEGLVSFYDVGSSVLIYSFTGCCFSDKLLLLFCPGSNDGGLNSAPLIITPVRH, from the coding sequence ATGTGTGAAAAGGTTTTTGACCGAAGACCTGAGTTGTACGTCAACGCTCTCATCTCAGAGTTGGTGGCTCAGTTCAGACATGAAGAAGAGAAGGCAGAGCTGAAGAAGACAGAGGCTGAAATTGAGGAGATGATCCTGGAGAGAAGACTGAAGATCCTGGAGATCCAATGTTCAGTGGAGGTCAGTACGAACGCTGCGGACAGAGAGGCAGCAGAAGGTGTGAAGGTCTACACTGCTCTGATCAAGACTGTTCAGACAAGTCTGGACCAGCTCATTGAGGAGATCCAAGAAAAGAAGAGGAGCACCAagaaacaggctgaagacttcatcaaagagctggaacaggaaatctgtgagctggagaagagaagcactgaggtgaAGCAGCTCTTAGGCtctgaagaccacctccactttgtccagaggttcacatgtgtcaaagctgctccatccatgaagacctggacaaaGGTCAGCATCCATCCATCATATGAGGGGACTGTGGTGAGAGCTGTGCATCAGCTGAAGGACAAACTCACAGAAGACATGAAGAAGGAGGTGTTTGAAGCTGAACTGAAGAGAGTCCAACAGTATGAGgtggatctgactctggatccagatacaGCAGGTCCTACcctcatcctgtctgatgatggaAAACAGGTTCATGATGGTGATGAATGGAAGAACCTTCCAGACAATCCACAGAGATTCACTCCTTCTTGCATCTTAGTGAAGCAGCgtttctcttcaggcaggtttTACTTTGAGGTTCAGGTCAAAGGAAAGACTTACTGGACTTTAGGAGTGGTCAGAGAGTCCATCAGCAGAAAAAAATGGATCAGACCGACTCCTCAGTACGGATACTGGACCATCTGTTTGATAAATGGAAATCAGTACTATGCTCGTGCTGATCctcctgtccgtctgtctgtgcagTCTGGTCctcagaaggtgggggtgtttgtggattatgaggagggtctggtctccttttatgacgtaggttcttcagttctcatctactccttcactggctGCTGCTTCAGTGATAAACTCCTCCTATTATTCTGTCCAGGTTCTAATGATGGAGGTCTaaactctgctcctctgatcatcactcctgtcAGACACTGA
- the LOC115410951 gene encoding E3 ubiquitin-protein ligase TRIM39-like → MAAAGRVRSEDQFRCSICLDFFTDPVATPCGHNFCKSCICEHWRVNVPYQCPMCKKVFDRRPELYVNALISELVSPFRHEEEKAELKKTEAEIEEMILERRLKILEIQCSVEVSTNAADREAAEGVKVYTALIKTVQTSLDQLIEEIQEKKRSTKKQAEDFIKELEQEICELEKRSTEVKQLLGSEDHLHFVQRFTCVKAAPSMKTWTKVSIHPSYEGTVVRAVHQLKDKLTEDMKKEVFEAELKRVQQYEVDLTLDPDTAGPTLILSDDGKQVHDGDEWKNLPDNPQRFTPSCILVKQRFSSGRFYFEVQVKGKTYWTLGVVRESISRKKWIRPTPQYGYWTICLINGNQYYALADPPVPLSVQSGPQKVGVFVDYEEGLVSFYDVGSSVLIYSFTGCCFSDKLLLLFCPGSNDGGLNSAPLIITPVRH, encoded by the coding sequence ATGGCTGCTGCCGGTCGTGTCCGATCTGAAGATCAGTTCCGgtgttccatctgtctggatttcttcactgatccagtcgcaacaccatgtggacacaacttctgcaaatccTGCATCTGTGAACACTGGAGGGTTAATGTCCCATATCAGTGTCCCATGTGTAAAAAGGTTTTTGACCGAAGACCTGAGTTGTACGTCAACGCTCTCATCTCAGAGTTGGTGTCTCCGTTCAGACATGAAGAAGAGAAGGCAGAGCTGAAGAAGACAGAGGCTGAAATTGAGGAGATGATCCTGGAGAGAAGACTGAAGATCCTGGAGATCCAATGTTCAGTGGAGGTCAGTACGAACGCTGCGGACAGAGAGGCAGCAGAAGGTGTGAAGGTCTACACTGCTCTGATCAAGACTGTTCAGACAAGTCTGGACCAGCTCATTGAGGAGATCCAAGAAAAGAAGAGGAGCACCAagaaacaggctgaagacttcatcaaagagctggaacaggaaatctgtgagctggagaagagaagcactgaggtgaAGCAGCTCTTAGGCtctgaagaccacctccactttgtccagaggttcacatgtgtcaaagctgctccatccatgaagacctggacaaaGGTCAGCATCCATCCATCATATGAGGGGACTGTGGTGAGAGCTGTGCATCAGCTGAAGGACAAACTCACAGAAGACATGAAGAAGGAGGTGTTTGAAGCTGAACTGAAGAGAGTCCAACAGTATGAGgtggatctgactctggatccagatacaGCAGGTCCTACcctcatcctgtctgatgatggaAAACAGGTTCATGATGGTGATGAATGGAAGAACCTTCCAGACAATCCACAGAGATTCACTCCTTCTTGCATCTTAGTGAAGCAGCgtttctcttcaggcaggtttTACTTTGAGGTTCAGGTCAAAGGAAAGACTTACTGGACTTTAGGAGTGGTCAGAGAGTCCATCAGCAGAAAAAAATGGATCAGACCGACTCCTCAGTACGGATACTGGACCATCTGTTTGATAAATGGAAATCAGTACTATGCTCTTGCTGatcctcctgtccctctgtctgtgcaGTCTGGTCctcagaaggtgggggtgtttgtggattatgaggagggtctggtctccttttatgacgtaggttcttcagttctcatctactccttcactggctGCTGCTTCAGTGATAAACTCCTCCTATTATTCTGTCCAGGTTCTAATGATGGAGGTCTaaactctgctcctctgatcatcactcctgtcAGACACTGA